The nucleotide window ATCATCCAATTAAGGGATATGGACGGTTATTCCTACCAGGAAATTGCGGATATCCTGGAGCTGGACATGAATGAGGTAAAGGTTAACCTGCACCGGGCACGCAAAGCGGTGCGGGAGAAACTGCAAAACATACAGGTATATGGATTATAACGAAATCATCGTACTACTGGAAAGGTATTGGGACGGAGAAACTTCTTTGGAGGAGGAAGCGCTGCTACGCCGGTTTTTTAGCGAGCCACATCCTGATATGCCGGAGGCTTTACAGGAAGCTGCTCCCTTGTTTGGTTATTTCCAGGAAGAAATAGAACGGGAATATGTCATGCCGGAAAAACCGGAGCCGGTGCCGATACCTGTTGGGGCTACCGCTAAAGTAGTGCAGTTGTCGCCTTTCCGGCATTGGATGAAATATGCAGCCGTGCTGCTGATGGGGGTGGGGATGGGATATGCGATGAAGCAGTATCAGCGGCAGGAAATGAAAGCCAGTATTGCGGCAGCGCAACAGCTGAAGATGGAGGAAGAAGCCCGGGTAGCCTATATGGAAACCAAAAAAGCCCTGCAGCTGCTGGCCAAAAACCTGAATAAAGGAACAGACAAAATGCAGAAGCTGGCCTATTTCAATGAAGCTGCCGGTTTGATAGACAGTTCCAATTAATCAAGGGCCTATTTTAAAACCTGATATAAATTTTAAGAAAATGAAACGTTCACTTTTATTGCTGGTAGCGGTTTTTGCCAGTCTGCACCTCTCAGCGCAGAGTAGTATAGACCGCTTTTTCCAGAAGTATGAAAACGACCGGAACTTTACACTGGTCAGTATCACCCCTAAAATGTTCTCCATGTTTTCCAAACTGGATCTTAACGATCCGGATGCCAAAAACCTGATGCGGGTGATACAGAAACTCAAAGGGCTGCGTATCCTGGCTAAGGAGAACACCAGAGACGGTCAACGCCTGTATAAGGAAGCAGCCATTTTCCTGACTTCAGATTTTGAAGAACTGATGACGGTGAGGGATAAAGACAGCGACCTGAAATTTATGGTGAAAGAAAACAGTCGTGGCAACATCAACGAGCTGATTATGCTCGTAGGCGGCAACAACGAGTTTCTTGCCATGAGTTTAGTCGGGGACATTGATCTCAACGAAATATCACAGATTGCCAGCTCTGTCAATATTCAGGGCATGGACAAACTGAAGAATCTGAAAAAGAAATAATCCTTAAATCCAAAAACCATGAAATCATTATTGTTTGGTTGTTGTCTGATGATTGCCGGCACTTCAGTGACCATGGCTCAAGACAAGTCACTGCGTGAGTTTCGTAATAACTACCGGGGTAAGGCAGAAGTACACAGTATCAGTGTAGGCTCCATTCCATTGCGTTTTTCTGCCTGGGTGCTGAAATTTGGTGAAGCCGGAGATGAAGATGTAAAACAGGCACGTCAGCTGCTCAGAGGGGTCCGCAAAGTAAAACTGCACACCATTGAAAATCCTGAGGGCCTCCATATTACCAATAGCGATGTAGAAGCATTAAAACAAAAGTTGCAGACCAAAGATCATTTTGAGACCCTGATGGAAGTAAGGGAAAAAGGAAATATGATACATGTGCTCAATAAAGGAAAGGATGATGAGCTGGGCCATGTGGTGATGCTGGTTCAGGAAGAAAATGAATTCCTGATGGTAAACCTGCAGACTAATCTCAAAATAGAAGATATCAACCGTCTTATCCGCCAGTTCGCTTCCAACTGATTATTTTATCGGATCATCACTTCCTTGACAATATTCTCCCCCAGCGTTTCATTCACCAGTTTGATGATCTTGTCTTTAGAGTAAGTTAATTCCTGTTTTAAGGGTGCTACAGTAGTGGTTATGATAAGCTTATGGTCTATCAGCTGGATGCTCTGTGTGTAGCGCGCAATGGTTTTGCCCATTATTTTTTCCCAGTTTTCCTGAATTCTGACTTCAGTAAGACGGGGTTTGAGCCTGCTTTTGTTCATAAATTCCCGAAGGGCATCTCCTATACTGGTTGTTCCGTGGCGCATGGGGGCGAAGCTATGAAATATTTAGGGATTTTTTGATTTGGTTATTATTTGATTTTGTCAGTGGTGATTGTGTTTTTCAAATCCCGCAATCCCAAAATTCCAACATCTCAAAATCCCTAAATTTTTATGAGTTGAATGGATTGTCCGGTAGCCTCAAAACTATGCTGAAGTCTTTCAGCATGCGTATCTGTAATAAACACCTGGCCATAGGAATCACCTGCCACGAGGGAGATGAGCCGCATCACCCTTTCCTGGTCTAGTTTTTCAAACACATCATCAAGAAGAAGGAGGGGAGCAAATTGTTTATGCTGTCTGATGACTTCAAACTGGGCCAGTTTCAGGGCGAAGAGGAAGCTCTTGCGTTGTCCCTGGGAGGCACTGTTTTTCATGGGGTGTTCATTGAGGAGGAAGAGGAGGTCATCACGATGAATGCCGGCGGTGGTGCGTTGTAGTTGCAGGTCCTTGTACCGGGCGGTGTTGAGTTGGGCGGCGTAGTCTTCTTCCTGCAGGGTGCACTGGTAGCGGATATTGACAACTTCATGGGTGCCGGAGATAAAATCGTATAGTTGTTGTACCTGCGGAATAAAAGCGGTGAGGAAAGCCTTCCTTTGTTCAAATACGGGGGTGCCATGTTGTACCAGTTGCTGGTCGAAGACGTCGAGGAGGCTGTCCTGGTGTTGTCCGGTTGCAGCGATATTTTTCAGCAGGCTGTTACGTTGCAGCAGTATTTTCTGGTATACGATGAGATGTTCGAGATAGTCAGGGTAGAGCTGAGACAGGAGTGTGTCCAGCCATTTGCGGCGTTCTTCACTGCCGCCGAGGATGATTTCGGCATCATCGGGTGCTATCATGACGGCCGGGAACTGGCCGATGTGCCGGGAAAAGCGGTCGTATTTTTCATCGTTGAGGGATACTTCCTTTTTCCCGTCTTTAACGGTGCAGACGATTTTTTCTTCCTGTCCCTGTTTTTCGAGGAGGCCTTCTATGCGGAAGCCATTGGTATGGTACTGGGTGTTCTGGCTTTCGCTGCTGGTAAAATAGCTACGGGTAAAGCAGAGGTAATAAATGGCGTCGAGCAGGTTGGTTTTACCGGAACCGTTTCTGCCGGTGATACCAACGATCCGTTGTTGAAAGCGGAAGTCCTGCCGGGCGTAGTTTTTGAACTGTACGAGTGATATTTTTTGTATATGCAGCAAAGAAAAAAGTTATGTGTAATTAATAATATGCAAATTCTGCAATATCTATAAGTGATAAAGAGCCCGGTCCGGCGGGCTTTCTCGCTCAGGAAACTGCAATTAAATGCAAAACTGTTTGAAATTGATGAATTTGCATAATTTAATAGTAATTGGATTTGATATTTACATTTTAGGATTTTCCTGTTATATTTGCCAACAAATTTAGAAAGAGTGCAAACTAAAACAGACGTGAAGACGAAATTCACCAAAGAGACATATCTGTACTGGTATGAATTGATGCTTTTGCTGCGCCGCTTTGAAGAGAAGACCGGCCAATTGTACGGAATGCAGAAAATTCGTGGTTTTTGTCACCTGTACATCGGACAGGAGGCAATTGCTGCTGGTGCGATCACTGCGACGAAGCCGGAAGATAAATTCATCACCGCGTACCGCGACCACGCTTTGGCTATAGCCAAGGGTATTTCTGCTAAGGCTTGTATGGCTGAGATGTTTGGTAAAGCAACCGGCTGTTCAAAAGGTAAGGGAGGTAGTATGCACTTCTTCTCCAAAGAACACAACTTCTTTGGTGGTCATGGTATCGTAGGTGCACAGATCGGCACTGGCGCCGGCCTGGCACTGGCAGAACAATACCTGGGCACTGACAACGCTGTACTGTGCTTCTTTGGTGATGGTGCTGCCCGTCAGGGTATGCTCCATGAAACCTTTAACATGGCAATGACCTGGAAGCTGCCTGTTGTTTTCATTTGCGAAAACAATATGTACGCGATGGGTACTTCTGTAGAACGTACTTCCAACGTACTGGATATCTATAAGCTCGCTGACGCTTACGAAATGCCTGCCGATTCTATCGACGGTATGAGCTGCGAAGCGGTACATGAAGGTGTGGAAAGAGCCGTAAAACGTGCACGTGAAAATGGTGGTCCAACCCTGCTGGAAATCAAAACATACCGCTACCGTGGTCACTCTATGAGTGATCCTGCTAAATATCGTACCAAGGAAGAACTGGAAGAGTACAAAGAAAAAGATCCGATCAGCGAGGTACTGAGAACCATTCAGAAGAATAAATGGGCTACGGAAGCTGAAATTGAAGCGATCCATGAGCGCGTTAAACAGGAAGTGGAAGAATCTGTGCAGTTTGCTGAAGAGTCTCCATGGCCTTCTGATGATGAGCTCCTGAAAGACGTTTATGTTCAGGAAGATTATCCGTTCATCGTTGACTAAAGCTTAATAGACCGCAACAGTTAGCTTTTACCTTTGACCAAAAAGGCGGAAGCTAACTGTTGTTCATTGATACCTATTAAATAACCAAGCAATCACAATTACCTTTTAAAATGGCAGAAACTAAAGATAAAGCCACCACACCGCAACCTGCAACAAATTTTGACCTGGAGAAGTCCATGCACAAAGCGGAAGACTTTTTCATTAAAAACAAAAACGTCATTACTATTGCATTGCTGGCAGTAGTAGTGGGCGTAGGCGGTTTCTTCGCCTATAACCATTTTGTTAAACAGCCCAACGAGAACAAAGCACAGGAAATGATTTTCCACGCACAGAACTACTTTGCTGTGGACTCCTTTAAACTGGCTTTGAACGGTGATGGCAATAACTATGGTTTCTTACAGGTGGTAAACAAATACGGCGGCACCAAAGCTGGTAACCTCGCAAAATACAGTGCTGGCGTATGCTACATCCGCCTGGGCGAATATCAGAAAGGTATCGACATGCTGAATTCCTTCAGCTCTGATGATCTGCTCCTGCAGCCTACTGCACTGGGCCTGATCGGCGACGCTTACATGGAGCTCAACAAAACTTCTGAAGGTATCGAGGCTTACAAAAAAGCAGGTCACTACAATGATAACGAACTGACTTCCCCTGTTTACCTGTTCCGCGCAGGCATGGCCCTGGAAAAAGCCGGTAAACCAGCAGAAGCCATCTCTATCTATAAAGAAATTAAAGAGAAATTCCCCCTCACCAACGAAGGTCGTGAAATGGACAAATATCTGGCGAGACTGGGAGATGTGAAGAACTAATCTACTTATGAATAACGGATTACGTGTGAGATTAACATCCGCCGTAATCCGTTCTTCGTAATTATAAATTGAATGTATGTCTGAGCACAATAAAAGCTTGTTAAATGATACTGGCATTCTCAACCTGGAGGATGCCAGTGTTGTTATGGTATATACCGAATGGAATGATACCATTGTGAATGAACTGGTAGCCGGATGTGAAAGGTCCCTGGAACAATATAAGGTGGCCAAATCCAATAAGATCATAGTACCCGGCGCTTTTGAAATCCCTTACGCCTGCAAGCAATACTGGGAGAACACCAAAGGTACCGGCAATCAGCCTGGCGCTATTATTGCTTTCGGTTGTGTGATCCGCGGAGAAACACCTCACTTCGATTATGTGTGTAAAGCAGTCACAGAAGGTATCCTGCAACTGAACCTTCAATTACCCGTTCCCGTTATATTCGGCATATTGACGGTAGACAATGAACAGCAGGCCCTTGACAGACTGGGTGGCGCTCATGGCCATAAAGGCGAAGAAGCTGCCATCACCGCATTGAAGATGATTTCATTACAAAGAGACCTGGCGAGAGGACTTTAGCACCAGACCAATGGTTGTCAGCCCTGCCGGTCCCCGTTGTCAAAGAGTTTGCCGCTGAACAACTAAAGGTCAACCGCTAAATATTATTCAGATGAATGTACAGTTATTTATACCGTGTTTCGTAGACCAGCTGTTTCCTGAAACTGCCTTTAACATGGTGAAAGTGCTGGAGAAACTAGGGTGTAACGTGATGTATAATCCGGAGCAGACCTGCTGCGGCCAGCCGGCTTACAATGCCGGTTATCAGGACGAATGCAGGACCGTTGCTACCAAATTTGTAAAGGACTTCAAAACTTTCGACTACATTGTTGCCCCCAGTGGCTCCTGCACCGGTTTCGTTCGTAATTACTACAATAAACTGTTTGATAATTCAGCAGCACATAACGATGTGAAACTGTTGCGCAAAAACCTCTACGAATTCACAGAATTTCTGACGGAAGTATTGCATGTAACAGATCTGGGTGCCACCCTCAACGGAGTGGGCACCTACCACGATGCCTGCGGCGCCCTGCGTGAATGCGGTATCAAGGAAGGCCCCCGGAAACTGCTGGAGAAAGTAAAAGGCCTGGAATTAAAAGAGATGAATGATTGTGAAGTGTGTTGCGGTTTTGGCGGTACCTTCTCCGTGAAGTTTGAACCCATCTCTATCGGTATGGGCGAACAAAAAGTCCACAACGCTGTCAACAGCGGAGCAGACTACCTCATCTCCACAGACCTGTCCTGCCTGATGCACCTGGATGGCTACATCCGTAAGCATGGTACCAATATTAAAGTGATGCACATCGCCGATGTACTGGCGAGTGGCTGGTAAAATCCAAAAACGTTACAAATGAACTATTGGCTCGTCAAATCGGAACCCTTCAAGTATTCCTGGGACCAGTTTGTAAAAGATAAAGTGACCTTCTGGGACGGCGTACGTAATTACCAGGCACGCAACAATCTCAAAGGCATGAAAAAAGGAGACAAGGTATTGTTTTACCATAGCAACGAAGGCCTCGCCGTTGTAGGACTGGCTACCGTAGCAAAAGAACATTACCAGGATCCCACCACACCGGACCCGAACTGGGTTGTGGTAGACCTGAAGCCTGTCAAAGCCTTCAAAGTACCGGTAACCCTGGCACAAATGAAGACGGAGAAAAGGCTTGCAGACCTCTCCCTGATCAGACAAGGCCGCCTGTCTGTATGCGACGTCACGAAAGAACAGTTTGACGTAATTATGGAAATGGGAGGCATGGAATAATACTTTGTTACCGGGCTGTTGATATTTTAGAACAGCCCGGTAACCTATTATGGAATTTTTCGCCTGGCTGCATCCTACCGGAAAATTCCGATTCCCATGAAGTACATAGCCCATCTCATCGTCGTATGCTTCCTGTTTGCCTGTGGTAAAACATCTTCCCCCAGTATCACCAGTCAGACATCAACAATTGCTCAGGACGAAACAGTAGCCGCGACAACAGACCGTCTCGCTTTTGCAGAAAAGAATGTCAACAAAGACAATACCCCGCCTACACCCGCCGAACCCGCATCTCAGAAAATTATTAAAACCGCAAGGATCAGTTTCGCCGTAGACGATTTTGCAGCTGCCAAAAAACGTATAACCGATATCGTTAGTAAGACCGGTGGTTATTTATCATCAGAAGTAGAGAGCCGTGGCAGTACAGAGTGGCGTAATCATCTGGAGATAAAAGTACCCGCCGCGGCATTTGATAGTTGTGTGGGAAGTCTTACCAGCGGCGTATCCCGGCTGGATCAGAAAAACATCACTTCCCAGGATGTAACGGCTGAATATGTTGATCTCGATGCCCGCATGAAAACAAGGATAGCCACTGAACAACGCTATCTTGATATTTTGAAACAAGCCCGCAACGTAAAGGAAATACTGGAAGTGGAAGTGCAGCTGAAAGCAATCCGGGAGGAGATTGAAGCGGCTAAGGGGCGTCTGCAGTATATCGATCATCAGGTGAGCTATAGTATGATCTACCTTGATTATTACCAGACCCTGGCCTTGTCAGCACCGGAAGGCCCCGGTTTCCTGCAGCGGTCCTGGCTGTCGGTCCGCGAAGGGTGGAATAGTCTCCTAGGCCTCACGATAGAAGGATTGGGCTTGTGGCCGTTTATGCTGATTATCATTTTTATTTTTATATTTATAAAAAGGCGACTGAAAAGAAACAGGAAACAAGCGGTAACGTCCTGACAGCGCCCATTTATTAAAACTATACATTATGAAACCAAGATTAGTGGTGTTGACCGGAGCCGGCATCAGTGCAGAAAGTG belongs to Chitinophaga sp. HK235 and includes:
- a CDS encoding DUF4252 domain-containing protein yields the protein MKRSLLLLVAVFASLHLSAQSSIDRFFQKYENDRNFTLVSITPKMFSMFSKLDLNDPDAKNLMRVIQKLKGLRILAKENTRDGQRLYKEAAIFLTSDFEELMTVRDKDSDLKFMVKENSRGNINELIMLVGGNNEFLAMSLVGDIDLNEISQIASSVNIQGMDKLKNLKKK
- a CDS encoding DUF721 domain-containing protein, encoding MRHGTTSIGDALREFMNKSRLKPRLTEVRIQENWEKIMGKTIARYTQSIQLIDHKLIITTTVAPLKQELTYSKDKIIKLVNETLGENIVKEVMIR
- a CDS encoding EVE domain-containing protein, giving the protein MNYWLVKSEPFKYSWDQFVKDKVTFWDGVRNYQARNNLKGMKKGDKVLFYHSNEGLAVVGLATVAKEHYQDPTTPDPNWVVVDLKPVKAFKVPVTLAQMKTEKRLADLSLIRQGRLSVCDVTKEQFDVIMEMGGME
- a CDS encoding DUF4252 domain-containing protein, producing MKSLLFGCCLMIAGTSVTMAQDKSLREFRNNYRGKAEVHSISVGSIPLRFSAWVLKFGEAGDEDVKQARQLLRGVRKVKLHTIENPEGLHITNSDVEALKQKLQTKDHFETLMEVREKGNMIHVLNKGKDDELGHVVMLVQEENEFLMVNLQTNLKIEDINRLIRQFASN
- the recF gene encoding DNA replication/repair protein RecF (All proteins in this family for which functions are known are DNA-binding proteins that assist the filamentation of RecA onto DNA for the initiation of recombination or recombinational repair.), encoding MLHIQKISLVQFKNYARQDFRFQQRIVGITGRNGSGKTNLLDAIYYLCFTRSYFTSSESQNTQYHTNGFRIEGLLEKQGQEEKIVCTVKDGKKEVSLNDEKYDRFSRHIGQFPAVMIAPDDAEIILGGSEERRKWLDTLLSQLYPDYLEHLIVYQKILLQRNSLLKNIAATGQHQDSLLDVFDQQLVQHGTPVFEQRKAFLTAFIPQVQQLYDFISGTHEVVNIRYQCTLQEEDYAAQLNTARYKDLQLQRTTAGIHRDDLLFLLNEHPMKNSASQGQRKSFLFALKLAQFEVIRQHKQFAPLLLLDDVFEKLDQERVMRLISLVAGDSYGQVFITDTHAERLQHSFEATGQSIQLIKI
- a CDS encoding DUF4349 domain-containing protein, translating into MKYIAHLIVVCFLFACGKTSSPSITSQTSTIAQDETVAATTDRLAFAEKNVNKDNTPPTPAEPASQKIIKTARISFAVDDFAAAKKRITDIVSKTGGYLSSEVESRGSTEWRNHLEIKVPAAAFDSCVGSLTSGVSRLDQKNITSQDVTAEYVDLDARMKTRIATEQRYLDILKQARNVKEILEVEVQLKAIREEIEAAKGRLQYIDHQVSYSMIYLDYYQTLALSAPEGPGFLQRSWLSVREGWNSLLGLTIEGLGLWPFMLIIIFIFIFIKRRLKRNRKQAVTS
- a CDS encoding tol-pal system YbgF family protein, producing the protein MAETKDKATTPQPATNFDLEKSMHKAEDFFIKNKNVITIALLAVVVGVGGFFAYNHFVKQPNENKAQEMIFHAQNYFAVDSFKLALNGDGNNYGFLQVVNKYGGTKAGNLAKYSAGVCYIRLGEYQKGIDMLNSFSSDDLLLQPTALGLIGDAYMELNKTSEGIEAYKKAGHYNDNELTSPVYLFRAGMALEKAGKPAEAISIYKEIKEKFPLTNEGREMDKYLARLGDVKN
- the ribH gene encoding 6,7-dimethyl-8-ribityllumazine synthase, whose amino-acid sequence is MSEHNKSLLNDTGILNLEDASVVMVYTEWNDTIVNELVAGCERSLEQYKVAKSNKIIVPGAFEIPYACKQYWENTKGTGNQPGAIIAFGCVIRGETPHFDYVCKAVTEGILQLNLQLPVPVIFGILTVDNEQQALDRLGGAHGHKGEEAAITALKMISLQRDLARGL
- the pdhA gene encoding pyruvate dehydrogenase (acetyl-transferring) E1 component subunit alpha, which produces MQTKTDVKTKFTKETYLYWYELMLLLRRFEEKTGQLYGMQKIRGFCHLYIGQEAIAAGAITATKPEDKFITAYRDHALAIAKGISAKACMAEMFGKATGCSKGKGGSMHFFSKEHNFFGGHGIVGAQIGTGAGLALAEQYLGTDNAVLCFFGDGAARQGMLHETFNMAMTWKLPVVFICENNMYAMGTSVERTSNVLDIYKLADAYEMPADSIDGMSCEAVHEGVERAVKRARENGGPTLLEIKTYRYRGHSMSDPAKYRTKEELEEYKEKDPISEVLRTIQKNKWATEAEIEAIHERVKQEVEESVQFAEESPWPSDDELLKDVYVQEDYPFIVD
- a CDS encoding (Fe-S)-binding protein — protein: MNVQLFIPCFVDQLFPETAFNMVKVLEKLGCNVMYNPEQTCCGQPAYNAGYQDECRTVATKFVKDFKTFDYIVAPSGSCTGFVRNYYNKLFDNSAAHNDVKLLRKNLYEFTEFLTEVLHVTDLGATLNGVGTYHDACGALRECGIKEGPRKLLEKVKGLELKEMNDCEVCCGFGGTFSVKFEPISIGMGEQKVHNAVNSGADYLISTDLSCLMHLDGYIRKHGTNIKVMHIADVLASGW